In Candidatus Flexicrinis affinis, the following proteins share a genomic window:
- a CDS encoding N-acetylmuramoyl-L-alanine amidase, with translation MDDRTPPPSEDRNRPDRDDASRDLPASMIFSELVRQAAARRAAERSATDADAGVPPPADLPRFFDDDAPLPPPVDRPPSAPRRPPSEPRKPQPPPVSPPKQAESQTPAPRQDIVPGQRILVSEPQMPAPVYAQPAARPLTDEERVQAAALEAERIRRVKKRQAARQARRVGVLGGVIRALLVTSFAAGLMATILSWFTSADFLSPDVRRNIAQVVYADHPTPTPTIAPTPNWARTIGIVSGHRGPGQEASYDPGAVCDDGLTENEINFAVASQVVLALRQRGYSVLLLDEFDPRLTDFQGAALVSIHSNTCAQYDEVVSGFLVAKAEAKPPGGPDDRLAECIAALYGAVSGLERRYGTTVHMTNYHSFREIHPLTPAAIIELGFMRADRDSLVNRQDVLSRGVVEGVLCFLEPDNLFGIIPATPVPTATALPDA, from the coding sequence ATGGACGACCGCACGCCCCCCCCTTCTGAAGATCGCAATCGCCCCGATCGCGACGATGCGTCGCGCGATCTGCCGGCGTCGATGATCTTTTCCGAACTGGTGCGGCAGGCCGCGGCACGCCGTGCTGCCGAGCGCAGTGCCACCGATGCGGATGCCGGCGTGCCACCTCCGGCCGATCTTCCGAGGTTCTTCGACGACGACGCCCCGCTGCCGCCGCCGGTTGACCGGCCACCCAGTGCGCCGCGCCGCCCACCAAGCGAACCACGCAAGCCCCAACCGCCACCGGTCAGCCCACCCAAGCAAGCGGAATCGCAGACGCCTGCGCCGCGGCAGGATATCGTGCCCGGCCAGCGCATTCTGGTGTCGGAGCCGCAGATGCCCGCCCCGGTGTACGCACAGCCGGCCGCGCGTCCGCTCACCGACGAAGAACGGGTACAGGCCGCGGCGCTCGAAGCCGAGCGCATTCGCCGCGTGAAGAAGCGTCAAGCGGCGCGACAGGCGCGCCGGGTAGGCGTGCTGGGCGGAGTCATCCGCGCGCTGCTGGTCACCAGTTTCGCCGCCGGCCTGATGGCGACAATCTTGAGCTGGTTCACCTCGGCCGACTTCTTGAGCCCGGACGTGCGGCGCAATATTGCGCAGGTGGTCTATGCCGACCACCCCACGCCGACGCCAACCATCGCGCCGACGCCCAACTGGGCGCGCACCATCGGGATCGTCAGCGGGCATCGCGGGCCGGGACAGGAAGCCAGCTATGATCCGGGCGCGGTATGCGACGACGGCCTGACCGAGAACGAAATCAACTTCGCCGTAGCGTCGCAGGTCGTGCTGGCGCTCCGTCAGCGCGGATACAGTGTGCTGCTGCTTGACGAATTCGACCCGCGCTTGACGGACTTTCAGGGTGCGGCACTGGTCAGCATCCACAGCAATACCTGCGCGCAATATGATGAAGTCGTCAGCGGGTTTTTGGTTGCCAAAGCAGAAGCCAAGCCGCCGGGCGGGCCAGACGATCGGCTGGCCGAATGTATCGCGGCATTGTACGGGGCAGTCTCCGGCCTAGAACGCAGATACGGAACGACCGTTCACATGACCAACTATCATTCCTTCCGCGAAATCCACCCGCTCACACCGGCCGCGATCATCGAGCTCGGCTTTATGCGCGCCGACCGCGACTCGCTCGTCAATCGGCAAGACGTGCTGTCGCGGGGCGTGGTCGAGGGCGTTCTGTGTTTCCTCGAACCGGACAATTTGTTCGGCATCATACCCGCTACCCCTGTACCGACCGCGACAGCTCTCCCGGACGCATAA